The proteins below come from a single Bartonella schoenbuchensis R1 genomic window:
- a CDS encoding sensor histidine kinase, which yields MNRLINIMRTTALRLSALYILLFSLVAAGLSIYMTAFAVSLLTDQTEQALREELRNIESAYNYGGLSLLMRTIDYRSRQPGAFLYLVTDPMGRILTGNVARIEPGLLKYNGFLSDSFLYSRFGEHGKTSEHRALAVVVDLPNAMKLLVGRDLDEPERFAKVIRKAVVIALIAMVGGALLIWFFVGRRALQRIDRVTAASQHLMDGDFSERLPVSQAGDEFDRLSANLNVMLDRIEELNIGLRQVSDNIAHDLKTPLTRLRNRAEEALSGQKTELEYRQALDDVIAESDQLIRTFNAILMISRIEASSSIAHLEPMNVKLILEDAVELYEPFAEEAGILLRLGHVFDKEVRLNRELIAQSIFNLIDNAIKYAPSGEKNTEISLSMEYRGECLLVVVSDNGPGIAEDKREKVTERFVRLEKSRTQPGCGIGLSIAKAVMKFHGGELLLEDANPGLRAVLMFP from the coding sequence ATGAACCGTTTAATCAATATAATGCGCACAACTGCTCTAAGGCTTTCTGCACTTTATATTTTATTGTTTAGTTTGGTTGCAGCTGGTCTTTCTATTTATATGACAGCATTTGCTGTCTCATTATTAACAGATCAAACTGAACAAGCTTTACGTGAAGAATTAAGGAATATTGAAAGCGCTTATAATTATGGTGGGTTGTCTTTATTAATGCGTACTATTGATTATCGTTCGCGACAACCTGGGGCTTTTCTTTATCTTGTTACTGATCCTATGGGGCGTATTTTAACAGGCAATGTTGCGCGGATTGAACCTGGTCTGCTAAAATATAATGGCTTTCTTTCGGATTCTTTTTTATATTCACGTTTTGGAGAGCATGGCAAAACAAGTGAGCATCGTGCTTTAGCAGTTGTTGTTGATTTACCAAATGCTATGAAACTTCTTGTTGGACGGGATTTAGATGAACCAGAACGTTTTGCAAAGGTTATTCGTAAAGCTGTGGTGATTGCTCTTATAGCAATGGTTGGAGGGGCTTTGCTAATATGGTTTTTTGTTGGCAGACGGGCGTTGCAGAGGATTGATCGTGTCACAGCTGCATCACAACATTTAATGGATGGTGATTTTAGTGAGCGCTTACCTGTTTCTCAAGCAGGTGATGAGTTTGATCGATTATCAGCTAATCTCAATGTTATGTTAGATCGTATTGAAGAATTAAATATTGGTCTACGTCAGGTATCAGATAATATTGCTCATGATCTTAAGACGCCGCTAACACGTCTTAGAAATCGCGCTGAAGAAGCGCTGTCAGGGCAAAAGACAGAGCTTGAATATCGGCAGGCGCTGGATGATGTTATTGCTGAATCAGATCAACTTATTCGTACTTTTAATGCTATTTTGATGATTTCCCGCATTGAGGCTAGCAGTTCTATTGCGCATCTTGAACCCATGAATGTGAAGTTAATTCTTGAAGATGCCGTTGAACTTTATGAACCTTTTGCTGAAGAAGCGGGTATTTTGCTTCGATTAGGGCATGTATTTGATAAAGAGGTCAGGCTCAATCGTGAGCTTATTGCACAATCGATTTTTAATCTCATTGATAATGCAATCAAATATGCACCTAGTGGTGAAAAAAATACAGAAATTTCTTTGTCAATGGAATACCGTGGCGAATGTTTGCTTGTTGTGGTTAGTGATAATGGTCCGGGAATTGCAGAAGATAAGCGTGAAAAAGTAACAGAACGGTTTGTTCGCCTTGAGAAAAGCCGCACACAGCCTGGTTGTGGTATTGGTTTAAGTATAGCAAAAGCTGTTATGAAATTTCATGGGGGAGAGTTGTTGCTTGAAGATGCAAACCCAGGGCTTAGAGCTGTTTTGATGTTTCCTTAA
- a CDS encoding methylated-DNA--[protein]-cysteine S-methyltransferase, protein MIGLKNKNSQDAIVVILKETSIGVLLIAKSRKGICNIALGDTAEQLLQELKITNVQYNIDDNVLNREIAHIVAMVETPKLVEHHDLQLDIKGTAFQQKVWGALCEIQCGETVSYKELAQHIGMPKAVRAVANACAHNKLALVIPCHRVIYKNGAIAGYRWGIQRKQILLHRERQEYFV, encoded by the coding sequence ATGATAGGTCTTAAGAACAAGAATTCGCAAGATGCGATTGTTGTTATCTTGAAAGAGACATCAATAGGGGTTCTCTTAATTGCGAAATCTCGCAAAGGTATTTGTAATATAGCTTTAGGCGATACTGCCGAACAGTTATTACAGGAATTGAAAATAACCAATGTGCAATACAATATTGATGACAATGTATTAAATAGAGAAATTGCGCATATTGTAGCAATGGTGGAAACTCCTAAATTGGTAGAACATCATGATTTGCAATTAGATATTAAAGGTACAGCTTTTCAACAAAAAGTGTGGGGTGCATTATGTGAAATACAGTGTGGGGAAACGGTTTCTTATAAAGAATTAGCGCAACATATCGGTATGCCGAAGGCTGTTCGTGCGGTTGCAAATGCGTGTGCACATAATAAGTTGGCATTAGTCATTCCTTGCCATCGTGTGATATACAAAAATGGCGCTATTGCAGGTTATCGTTGGGGTATTCAACGAAAACAAATTTTGCTTCATCGAGAACGGCAAGAATATTTTGTTTGA
- a CDS encoding Do family serine endopeptidase, producing MVKPIFRMISPAIGLSTVLASTMFLSGSNFWMTEAHADPVFVPSVQQQGFANIVSQVKPAVVSVQVKSNAKKEEWFFDGFFSAPGIDQLPDQHPFKKFFKEFYDRGWPNNKHSHRSHKPRPIAFGSGFFISPDGYIVTNDHVISDGTSYSVVLDDGTELNAKLIGTDSRTDLAVLKVDDKRTFPYVDFADDSKLYVGDWVVAVGNPFGLGGTVTAGIVSARGRDIGAGIYDDFIQIDAAVNRGNSGGPTFNLNGQVVGINTAIFSPSGGNVGIAFAIPATTAKQVVKQLIEKGSVQRGWLGVQIQPVTKEISDSVGLKETKGALVTDPLKGPAEKAGIKTGDVIIAVNGEKVTDARDLARRIAHIRPGETAVLNVWRSGKEEKIKVKLDAMPESENKKEASRSSSSKQQSSNETLEDYGLIVSPSDDSTGMVVNDVDSDSEAAEKGIRPGDVIVTVNNKPVKKVSDITDAIKNAQKLGRNAILLQVRTNDQNRFIALQIVKK from the coding sequence ATGGTTAAACCAATCTTCCGTATGATATCGCCGGCAATAGGTCTTTCTACGGTTTTAGCAAGTACAATGTTTTTGAGTGGATCAAACTTTTGGATGACAGAAGCTCATGCAGATCCTGTATTTGTTCCATCAGTGCAGCAGCAGGGGTTTGCAAATATTGTGTCTCAAGTAAAGCCTGCAGTTGTTTCAGTGCAGGTGAAGAGCAATGCAAAAAAAGAAGAGTGGTTCTTTGATGGCTTTTTTAGTGCTCCAGGTATTGATCAATTACCAGATCAACATCCTTTTAAAAAATTTTTCAAAGAGTTTTATGACCGTGGTTGGCCTAACAATAAGCATTCTCATCGTTCGCATAAACCCCGTCCTATAGCTTTTGGATCTGGTTTTTTTATTTCGCCTGATGGTTATATCGTGACTAATGATCACGTAATTTCTGATGGAACAAGCTATTCTGTTGTTCTTGATGATGGTACAGAACTTAATGCCAAACTTATTGGAACAGATTCTCGAACTGATTTAGCAGTGTTAAAAGTAGATGACAAACGAACATTCCCATATGTTGATTTTGCTGATGATTCAAAGCTTTATGTTGGCGATTGGGTTGTTGCTGTTGGTAATCCATTTGGTCTTGGTGGAACTGTAACAGCAGGGATTGTTTCAGCACGTGGACGTGATATCGGTGCTGGTATTTATGATGATTTTATTCAGATTGATGCTGCTGTTAATAGGGGAAATTCTGGTGGGCCAACTTTTAATCTTAATGGGCAAGTTGTTGGGATTAATACAGCAATTTTTTCTCCCTCTGGAGGAAATGTTGGAATTGCATTTGCTATCCCTGCAACAACAGCAAAACAGGTTGTAAAGCAGCTTATTGAAAAAGGTTCAGTTCAACGTGGTTGGCTTGGTGTTCAGATTCAACCAGTAACCAAGGAAATTTCTGATTCAGTAGGTTTAAAAGAAACCAAGGGTGCTTTAGTTACTGATCCACTCAAAGGGCCTGCAGAAAAGGCTGGTATTAAAACAGGTGATGTAATTATTGCAGTAAATGGTGAAAAGGTTACTGATGCGCGTGATCTAGCAAGACGTATTGCGCATATTAGACCGGGAGAAACAGCAGTCTTAAATGTTTGGAGATCTGGCAAAGAAGAAAAAATTAAGGTTAAGCTTGATGCAATGCCAGAAAGTGAAAATAAAAAAGAGGCTTCAAGGTCTTCATCAAGTAAGCAACAAAGTTCGAATGAAACGCTAGAAGATTACGGTTTAATTGTAAGCCCTTCTGATGATAGCACAGGAATGGTTGTAAACGATGTGGATTCCGATTCAGAAGCAGCAGAGAAGGGAATTCGCCCTGGTGATGTAATTGTAACAGTTAATAATAAACCGGTTAAAAAGGTGTCTGATATTACTGATGCAATTAAGAATGCGCAAAAGCTAGGACGAAATGCAATATTGTTGCAAGTGCGTACAAATGATCAAAATCGTTTTATTGCTCTTCAAATTGTTAAGAAATAA
- a CDS encoding response regulator transcription factor has translation MKILVIEDDRETGRYLEKAFLEVGYTADIACDGDTGYSLAETGNYDVMVVDRMLPHRDGLSIVSELRAKGNETPVLILSALGQVDDRVTGLRAGGDDYLTKPYAFLELLARIEVLQRRKSPKEAETVYCVGNLELDRLAHTVKRGGINIILQPREFRLLEYLMRYAGQVVTRTMLLENVWDYHFDPQTNVIDVHISRLRAKIEKDFDIPLLHTVRGAGYMLKAPDKTI, from the coding sequence ATGAAGATACTTGTCATTGAAGATGATCGTGAAACAGGACGTTATCTTGAAAAGGCGTTTTTGGAAGTAGGATATACAGCTGATATTGCTTGTGACGGGGACACTGGTTATTCTTTGGCTGAAACAGGCAATTATGACGTTATGGTTGTTGATCGGATGCTACCACATCGTGATGGTCTGTCCATTGTTTCTGAATTACGTGCCAAGGGCAATGAAACGCCAGTTCTTATTCTTTCTGCTTTAGGGCAAGTTGATGACCGTGTAACAGGTTTACGTGCAGGAGGTGACGATTATCTGACAAAACCTTATGCATTTTTAGAGCTTCTTGCACGTATTGAAGTATTGCAACGACGGAAAAGCCCTAAAGAGGCAGAAACTGTTTATTGCGTAGGCAATCTTGAGCTTGATCGGTTAGCGCATACAGTAAAACGTGGTGGAATAAATATCATATTACAACCACGCGAATTTCGTTTGCTTGAATATTTAATGCGGTATGCTGGTCAGGTTGTTACACGCACTATGCTTTTGGAAAATGTTTGGGATTATCATTTTGATCCGCAAACAAATGTAATTGATGTTCATATATCTCGCTTGAGAGCAAAAATTGAAAAAGACTTTGATATTCCACTTTTACATACGGTACGTGGAGCTGGATATATGCTAAAGGCTCCAGACAAAACAATATGA
- a CDS encoding bifunctional [glutamine synthetase] adenylyltransferase/[glutamine synthetase]-adenylyl-L-tyrosine phosphorylase, whose amino-acid sequence MKKAFLKTQLLSLRPLDESGFQWLEDITEQARKENLESLVSYITAGGEQVDFISAVMTLSPFLRGALIANPSYLNSLLDVDIETRLSKIIEDIAAIDRVEGIHEASLMAALRRKKKEAHVLIALADLSGIFTCAVSCMWLTRLGEAALGAALRFLLREAHDHGKINLLNRDNPEQNCGLIILGMGKFGAGELNYSSDIDLIIFIDDTLPHVSDFCESVDIFSKIVRQLIHIIQARTADGYVFRLDLRLRPDPGSTPLALPVGAALRYYEGRGQNWERAAMIKARPVAGDIIAGFNVLKDLSPYIWRKYLDYAAIADIHSIKRQIHAYKNYGQIAAFGHNIKLGRGGIREIEFFVQTQQLIAGGRFPQLRGRETVAMLKELHNLGWIGKETRDSLIKSYAFLRNVEHRIQMLADEQTHILPEDVSQFTSVAYLMGYNKKDCFISDLLETLKIVEKHYAALFEHEQELGLEIGNLVFTGEEDDPETLITLSRLGFERASDICRIMRTLHCGRYKATQSAEARERLTELTPALLKAFGATKRADQAMLRFDSFLQGLPSGIQLFSLLQSNPSLLNMLVRIMGAAPRLAEIITRKPHVFDGMLDPTIFSELPTKAYLENQINYFLEGVTAYEDILDRLRIFADEQRFLIGIRLLNGTITGDKAGFAFTTLADLMIAKTIAVVQEEFSRCHGHVKGGRIGILGMGKLGSCELTAGSDVDLIVLYDHDEDAEKSDGEKPLYVSQYYTRLTQRFVSALSSSTGQGVLYAVDLRLRPLGNKGPVAVFFEVFAKYQRKEAWIWEHLALTRARGIAGDADFLQKLENEVRAIIALPRDKKMIAKEVREMRALIEQKKPPKNRWDLKTIPGGIMELEFIAQYALITHMIEFQIGTTTADILSHLPKSFLDQSLISELHHAYCLYTNLSQIIRLCLNDYLNPDDMPPGLGDLLLHSVGEPDLLRVEKFIEETGQSVHSIFTQVFKD is encoded by the coding sequence ATGAAAAAAGCTTTTTTAAAAACACAGCTTCTCTCTTTACGCCCACTTGATGAAAGTGGTTTTCAATGGTTGGAGGATATTACAGAACAAGCAAGAAAAGAAAATTTAGAATCATTGGTTTCCTATATTACAGCTGGGGGAGAGCAGGTTGACTTCATTAGTGCAGTTATGACCTTATCTCCTTTTTTGCGTGGAGCTTTGATTGCCAATCCATCTTATCTTAATTCCTTATTGGACGTTGATATAGAAACAAGGCTTAGCAAAATTATAGAAGATATTGCAGCTATCGATAGAGTTGAAGGTATTCATGAAGCTTCATTAATGGCTGCTTTAAGACGCAAGAAAAAAGAAGCACATGTTCTTATCGCTTTAGCTGATTTAAGTGGTATTTTTACTTGCGCAGTATCATGTATGTGGTTAACCCGCTTGGGTGAAGCGGCTTTGGGTGCGGCTTTACGTTTTCTTTTAAGGGAAGCACATGATCATGGAAAGATTAATTTGCTTAATCGTGACAATCCAGAACAAAATTGTGGTTTGATCATTTTAGGTATGGGAAAGTTTGGTGCAGGAGAACTTAATTATTCTTCTGATATAGATCTTATTATTTTTATTGATGACACGTTGCCTCATGTTAGTGATTTTTGTGAAAGTGTCGATATATTCTCTAAAATAGTACGTCAATTGATCCATATCATTCAAGCTCGCACTGCTGATGGATATGTTTTTCGGCTTGATTTGCGACTTCGTCCTGATCCGGGTTCAACGCCTTTAGCATTACCGGTAGGAGCAGCTTTGCGTTATTATGAAGGGCGTGGACAAAATTGGGAACGTGCAGCTATGATTAAAGCACGTCCGGTGGCAGGTGATATTATTGCAGGTTTTAATGTACTGAAAGATCTTTCACCTTATATATGGCGAAAATATTTAGACTATGCTGCTATTGCTGATATTCATTCTATCAAACGTCAAATCCATGCGTATAAAAATTATGGTCAGATTGCTGCTTTTGGCCATAATATAAAATTGGGAAGAGGTGGTATTCGTGAGATTGAATTTTTTGTTCAGACACAACAGTTAATTGCAGGTGGACGCTTTCCTCAATTGCGTGGACGTGAGACAGTTGCAATGTTGAAAGAACTTCATAATCTTGGTTGGATTGGTAAGGAAACCAGAGATAGCCTTATAAAAAGTTATGCTTTTTTACGTAATGTTGAGCACCGTATTCAAATGCTTGCAGATGAGCAAACGCATATTTTACCAGAGGATGTTTCTCAATTCACTAGTGTTGCATATTTGATGGGGTATAACAAGAAAGACTGCTTTATTAGTGATTTATTAGAAACACTTAAAATAGTTGAAAAACATTATGCAGCGCTATTTGAGCATGAACAAGAACTTGGCTTGGAAATTGGCAATTTAGTTTTTACAGGTGAAGAAGATGATCCCGAAACACTTATTACATTAAGTCGTTTAGGTTTTGAAAGGGCTAGTGATATTTGTCGTATTATGCGCACGCTGCATTGTGGGCGTTATAAAGCTACTCAATCTGCTGAAGCACGTGAAAGGCTAACGGAACTTACACCAGCACTTTTGAAAGCTTTCGGTGCTACTAAAAGAGCTGATCAGGCGATGTTGCGTTTTGATAGTTTTTTGCAAGGTTTACCTTCAGGGATTCAACTTTTTAGTTTATTGCAGTCTAATCCATCTCTTTTGAATATGTTGGTACGTATTATGGGAGCAGCTCCTCGCCTTGCGGAAATTATTACACGTAAACCACATGTTTTTGATGGAATGCTAGATCCAACAATTTTTTCAGAATTACCGACAAAAGCTTATCTAGAAAATCAAATTAATTATTTTCTTGAGGGTGTAACTGCTTATGAAGATATTCTGGATCGTTTAAGAATTTTTGCAGATGAGCAACGTTTTTTGATTGGTATCCGGCTTTTGAACGGTACAATTACAGGAGATAAAGCAGGCTTTGCTTTTACTACACTTGCAGATCTTATGATTGCAAAAACGATTGCTGTTGTTCAAGAAGAATTTTCTCGTTGTCATGGTCATGTTAAAGGAGGACGTATTGGCATATTAGGTATGGGTAAGCTTGGAAGCTGTGAATTAACTGCAGGCTCAGATGTCGATCTTATTGTGCTTTATGATCATGATGAGGACGCAGAAAAATCTGATGGAGAAAAGCCTCTTTATGTTTCCCAATATTATACTCGTCTAACACAACGTTTTGTTTCTGCTTTATCTTCTTCTACAGGTCAAGGTGTCCTTTATGCGGTTGATTTACGATTGAGACCATTGGGCAATAAAGGGCCTGTTGCTGTTTTTTTTGAAGTTTTTGCAAAATATCAGCGTAAGGAAGCATGGATATGGGAACATCTTGCTTTAACCCGAGCACGGGGTATAGCTGGCGATGCTGATTTTTTACAAAAATTAGAAAATGAGGTTCGTGCAATTATTGCACTTCCTCGCGACAAAAAAATGATAGCAAAAGAAGTACGTGAAATGCGTGCTTTAATTGAGCAAAAAAAACCACCAAAAAATCGATGGGATTTAAAAACTATACCTGGTGGAATTATGGAGCTTGAATTTATTGCTCAATATGCTCTTATAACTCATATGATTGAATTCCAGATTGGAACGACGACTGCTGATATTCTTTCTCATTTACCGAAAAGTTTTCTTGATCAATCACTTATTTCTGAATTACATCACGCTTATTGCCTTTATACAAATTTGAGTCAAATTATACGCCTTTGCTTAAATGATTATCTTAATCCTGATGATATGCCGCCTGGACTAGGTGACCTCTTGTTGCATAGCGTTGGTGAGCCTGATTTGCTGCGCGTTGAGAAATTTATTGAAGAAACAGGCCAATCGGTACATTCAATTTTTACACAGGTGTTTAAAGATTGA
- a CDS encoding heme lyase CcmF/NrfE family subunit, with product MLVELGHIFLASAFTVSLLQAFLPILGILWAERSLMRIVEPLAYIIFILLFLSFSIIVHAYMVSDFSVLNVVENSHSEKPMFYKVIGVWSNHEGSMLLWVLILAFFSALVALFSHQLPEKFKALVLSCQSWITSAFLLFILFLSNPFVRINPPALQGNGLNPLLQDNALAIHPPLLYLGYVGFSVCFSFSIAALVTGYADKVWARWIRPWILLSWVFLTLGIMVGSYWAYYELGWGGYWFWDPVENVSLMPWLSGTAFLHSAIVLEKRNALKSWTLFLAILTFSLSLMGTFLVRSGILMSVHSFAVDPARGQAILAILLFFISGAFLLFALRVPVLKIGGFFQPISREGFIVLNNLFLTTATATVLVGTVYPYFIEALTGQKISVGAHFFKLTFGPLMVVLLLLVPFGPMIAWKRGDFLAVFERLWFVFVLACVACFITFYTTSWRDIFAALGVGLSIFVVLGSLAGLWVKSGHRKTPVLIRARRFFRLPWSVFGTALAHMGLGVTLFGIVCVATFEQEQMLTMQIGDTVTIAGKTIRFDALRNVAFSNYSEMQFDFKIYKNQKSVRNVTASKRFYPSKNISTTKVGIKSYGFSQFYVEPGRIGDQGLDVYIRWKSYVICIWFGALMMAIGGCFSFLGYWLRIRMHQ from the coding sequence GTGCTCGTTGAATTGGGTCATATTTTTTTAGCTTCAGCATTTACGGTTAGTTTATTGCAGGCTTTTTTACCTATTTTGGGTATTTTGTGGGCAGAGCGCTCATTGATGCGGATAGTGGAACCGCTGGCATATATCATCTTTATATTATTGTTCTTGTCTTTTTCAATTATTGTGCATGCCTATATGGTATCTGATTTTTCTGTTCTGAATGTTGTTGAGAACTCTCATTCAGAAAAACCAATGTTTTATAAGGTCATTGGTGTTTGGAGTAATCACGAAGGATCAATGTTATTATGGGTTTTAATCCTAGCTTTTTTTAGCGCATTAGTGGCATTGTTTAGTCATCAACTGCCAGAAAAATTTAAAGCATTAGTTTTAAGTTGCCAAAGTTGGATTACAAGCGCTTTTCTTTTATTTATTCTTTTTTTATCCAACCCATTTGTACGTATTAATCCACCAGCATTACAAGGAAATGGCCTTAATCCTCTTTTACAGGATAATGCTTTAGCAATTCATCCACCACTTCTTTATTTAGGTTATGTTGGTTTTTCAGTTTGTTTTTCTTTTTCAATAGCTGCATTAGTTACAGGATATGCCGATAAAGTTTGGGCACGTTGGATACGGCCATGGATTCTTCTCTCATGGGTTTTTTTAACGCTTGGGATTATGGTTGGTTCATATTGGGCTTATTATGAACTTGGCTGGGGTGGTTATTGGTTTTGGGATCCCGTTGAGAATGTTTCACTTATGCCTTGGCTTTCAGGAACGGCTTTCTTGCATTCTGCTATTGTTCTTGAAAAGCGAAATGCCTTAAAAAGTTGGACTTTGTTTTTAGCCATTCTTACTTTTTCTCTTTCTCTTATGGGGACTTTTCTTGTTCGTTCGGGTATTTTAATGTCTGTTCATAGTTTTGCTGTTGACCCAGCACGTGGGCAGGCAATTCTTGCTATTTTGCTTTTTTTCATAAGTGGGGCTTTTTTGCTCTTTGCTTTGCGTGTACCTGTTTTAAAAATAGGTGGATTTTTTCAACCAATTTCGCGTGAAGGTTTTATTGTTTTAAATAATTTATTTCTCACCACGGCAACAGCAACAGTGTTAGTTGGTACAGTTTATCCTTATTTTATTGAAGCATTAACTGGACAAAAGATTTCCGTAGGTGCTCATTTTTTTAAACTTACATTTGGGCCTTTAATGGTGGTGCTATTATTGTTGGTTCCATTTGGGCCAATGATAGCGTGGAAGCGCGGCGATTTTCTTGCAGTTTTTGAGCGGTTGTGGTTTGTTTTTGTATTAGCTTGTGTGGCTTGTTTTATCACATTTTATACAACGTCTTGGCGTGATATTTTTGCAGCTTTGGGAGTTGGGCTTTCAATTTTTGTTGTCTTGGGTAGTTTAGCTGGTCTTTGGGTGAAGAGTGGTCATAGAAAAACACCTGTGCTGATACGAGCAAGGAGATTTTTTAGGTTGCCGTGGTCTGTTTTTGGAACTGCATTGGCACATATGGGATTAGGGGTCACATTATTTGGTATTGTTTGTGTTGCAACTTTTGAGCAAGAACAGATGTTAACCATGCAAATAGGGGATACGGTTACAATAGCTGGTAAAACTATTCGTTTTGACGCATTACGTAATGTTGCTTTCTCAAATTATTCTGAAATGCAATTTGATTTTAAAATATATAAAAATCAGAAATCTGTGCGCAATGTAACGGCATCAAAAAGATTTTACCCAAGTAAAAATATATCAACGACAAAAGTTGGTATTAAAAGTTATGGTTTTTCTCAATTTTATGTTGAACCAGGTCGGATAGGTGATCAAGGTCTTGATGTATATATACGGTGGAAATCTTATGTGATCTGTATTTGGTTTGGTGCATTGATGATGGCAATTGGTGGCTGTTTTTCCTTTTTAGGTTATTGGTTACGTATAAGGATGCATCAATGA
- the ccmE gene encoding cytochrome c maturation protein CcmE, whose product MNSQSLKSLPSLKLILKKRKKKRLLLILLCLFILAIAAGFLLYAMRNAASFFRTPSEITREDILTGHSLRLGGFVEKGTVEYGDRMKVTFFVTDHSKRQKVIFNGILPDLFREEQGVIVEGYFDEQGLFIGTRVLAKHDETYMSKETADHLKKRHGMERAFDRAR is encoded by the coding sequence ATGAACAGTCAATCTTTAAAAAGTCTCCCTTCACTTAAGCTTATTTTGAAAAAGCGAAAAAAAAAGCGCCTGCTACTCATTTTATTATGCCTTTTTATACTGGCAATTGCAGCAGGCTTTTTATTGTACGCAATGCGTAATGCTGCAAGCTTTTTCCGAACGCCATCTGAGATCACTAGGGAGGATATTTTAACAGGTCATTCTTTGCGTCTAGGTGGCTTTGTTGAAAAAGGGACCGTTGAATACGGTGACAGGATGAAAGTAACTTTTTTCGTGACAGATCATTCAAAGCGCCAAAAAGTAATTTTCAATGGTATATTACCAGATCTATTTCGTGAAGAGCAGGGTGTTATTGTAGAAGGATATTTTGACGAACAGGGGCTTTTTATAGGCACACGTGTTTTGGCAAAACATGATGAGACTTATATGTCTAAGGAAACAGCTGATCATTTAAAAAAGCGTCATGGTATGGAAAGGGCATTTGATCGTGCTCGTTGA
- a CDS encoding cytochrome c-type biogenesis protein, translated as MKRFFCWAFIFCVILSPIQFVIAVEPHEILEDPILESRARNISSQLRCPVCYNQSINDSDAPLAHDLRLLIRERLKAGDSDQQIIDFLVERYGEFILLELPFNKITWFLWLFPLIFLIIGTSVIFFQIKRRKRSKLIAFKTK; from the coding sequence GTGAAAAGGTTTTTCTGTTGGGCTTTTATTTTTTGTGTTATCCTTTCTCCTATACAATTTGTGATAGCAGTAGAGCCACATGAAATTTTAGAAGACCCAATACTTGAATCACGGGCTCGTAATATTTCATCACAGTTGCGTTGCCCAGTTTGCTACAATCAATCGATTAATGATTCAGATGCTCCATTGGCACATGATTTACGCCTTTTAATACGTGAACGCTTAAAAGCAGGTGATAGTGATCAACAGATTATTGATTTCCTTGTTGAAAGATATGGTGAATTTATTTTATTGGAGTTACCATTCAATAAAATAACATGGTTTTTATGGTTATTTCCTCTGATATTTCTTATCATTGGTACCAGTGTTATATTTTTTCAAATAAAACGTCGTAAACGCTCAAAATTAATTGCTTTCAAAACTAAATGA